The following nucleotide sequence is from Deinococcus planocerae.
GGGCGAACATTTCCGGCGTGCAACCGGCGTAGGTCTCGCGCGTCGCGACCTTGCCCTCGTCGTGCCGGAAGTCGAGCACCTGCGCGACCGTCTCCTTGTGCCACCGCCGGAACCGCTCATCATCGAGGATCGCGTAGGACAGGCAGTCCAGGCGGTGCCTCCCACAGCGCAGGGTCTGCTCCTTCCCGGGGATGGCGTCGAAGCGGCCTTGCGAGAACGCCTCCTGAAAACGCTGGAGGTACAGCTGAAGATAGCCGGGGTGGTCGAATTGAGCCGTCACTTCGGTCAGGTCAGTGATGTGCATGGGACCGTCCTCGTTTTTGAATGAGGCTGCGGATGACGGTGCGGGTGGTGATCTCGTAGGCCACCGGCCAGCCGCTCAGGCGCCGCAGGTGGAGACCGAGGAGGTCGTCGGGCGCGGTGGCCGTCAGGACCACCAGCGTGCCCTGCTCCCGGTCCAGCCGCAGGGGATAGAGGTCGTGCCGGCGGATGGCCTCCTCCGGCAGGAGGTGTTCCTCGAGCGTCACGGGCGCGTGCCGGTAGAGGGGGAGGTTCAGGTGGTCGGCCAGGGCGGCCGCGTAGTCGTCCTCGCTGATCAAGCCGTCACCCAGCAACCCCGCTTCCCGGCCCTGGTACGGCCGCATCTCTGCCTCGGGGATCAGTCCGGTGACCGCGAGGCGGTCGGCCAGACTCAGCGGCCCGGCCAGCGCCTCGGGATAGGTGAGGCGCAGACAGCGGCGGTAGAGGTCGGGGGGTAGGACCGAGCAGGCCAGGTCCCCGCCTCCAGTCAGTGAAATCGCGTGTGCACGTTCCTGGAGCCGAGAGTCGCTGAGGTCGAGGAAAGGGTTGGGAGACAGCAGGCGCAGGGTCTCTCCCTCGCGCCGCTGAGCCAGGGTGAGGGTGTCCAGCGCGAGAGGACGGGGAAGCATCGGTTCCACCCCGCCGCCTGGCCGGTGAATGGCTTCCTCGACCGTCTCGATGTCGTTCAGGCGGGTGTAGACCGGGCGGCCATGCAGCCGGGCCAGACGTCGCCAGAGGTCGTGGGTGTCGGCCGCGGTGCGTTCCAGGACGCGCAGCAGCGTGCCTCCCAGGGTCTGTTGGGCGCGGAGGGCCGTGTCGGCCTCCTCCTCGCTCAGCAGCCCTCCGGCGTGCAGCAGTTCGAGCGTGTCCTCGGTCATGCCAGGCCGCGCCCGGTGTACCAGCGCACGGCGCGGGCGAGGGTGTCGTCTAGGCGGGTCTGGGGCACGTTGAACCGCAGGTTCTTCTCCTCGATCAGCCGCCCGATCCGTCTCGCCAAAGGCTGAACATCCGGGTAGTCGCTCAGGTACCTCTCGGCGTCCTCCCAGAAGCGCGGTGTGGTTGGATGTTGGTGCCGCAGTTCGATCGTCTTGCTGGGGGCGACCAGGTCGAGGGCCCAGCAGGCCGCCTCCAGTTCGGTCTGGCAGAGCTGCTCACCCCGCACCCGCCCGTCGTAGAGGTGCAGTTCGCCTTCGCCGTACAGCAGTCCGGCCACATGGGTCTGCAGGCCGTCGGTGACGGCGTAGGTGTGCAGGTGGTAGTGGTTCAGCCCGTTCATGCGTGGAAGGGTCCCTCCCTCCGCCTGGGTGAGGATGTCCTGCCAGAAGCCGTCGAGCCGGGTGAGGGTGCCCACCCGCAGTTGCAGCGACTTTCTCTGGAGCAGCGCCTTGAGTTCTTTCGGCCACCCGCTCGGCGGACGGCGCATCTGTTCGCGCAGGGTGTGCAGGTTGGTGTGGACGTACACCAGGCTGTGAAACGGCACGCTGCCCAGGGCGGTGAGGAGTGCGCTGAGGCGCTGTTCCTCCTCACCCTGGCCCTGCACCGGCACGGTGAAGTAGTGCCCGGTCTTGCCTTCGTTGCGGACGTGAATGACGGTGAGGTCCTGGCCCGAGAGCTGGAGGTACAGGCGCTGCTCGGGACGTTTGCTGGCTTCAGCAGGCATGGGGCTCCTCGTGACGTTGCTGGTGACGTTGGCGGGCATGTGCGCCGATGCGGCGGCGTTCCTTTGGGAAGATGGCTTCGCCCGTGCGAACCGCGATTAGGTTCCCCTGCTGGTTGCCTACGCGGTCGCCATCGGCGTGAATCCACACCTGCCCGGGTGGGGCTGGCCCGAGCGAGGACGTGGTGAGGTGCTGGGGAGTGAGTCGGCCCCGTTCGTCGCGGACGCTGCGTGTGATCTCCCAGTAGGTATTCACACGTCGGTCGCGGGACGTCAGCCGAGCCTCCTCGACCCACCCGACGAGGCTCGGCTCTCCGGTTCTGAGCCCCGTCGGGGGCCTCCTCGGCAACCGGGGGAGTGAGCTGTGGCCGGAGCGGCCGAGCCCGCAGGGAACGGGGGAGAGCGCGGGCGACGCGACGGCAGGGCTGGGGAGCACGCGGCCGGCCCGGCCGCCTCGGTGCCGCCTCGAAGGTGGCAATCAGGCACCCCTCGATGGCGCGGATCAGCCCGCCACCCACCAGGTGGGCGAGCAATTGCTCCGCCACCTCCCGGGCCACGCCGAGCGCGTTGCGAAACGCCACCCCCGAAAAGCGCCGTGGTCCGTCCGGGTGGAGCAGGGTGGACGCTGCCTCGCTCGCCCGGTGGATCAGCGCCGGGTCCAGTGCCGGGCGCCACGCCGGTGGAGGCAGCCGGTACTGGGTGATCTCGTCTCGCCGCAGCCGCACCGTCTGCCGCTCGACGTCAGGCAGATCCTGCAAGACGTCACTCAGCAGCATTGGATCCCCGCCGTAGCCCCCCGAAACTTCCGCGAGCGCGCGTCGCAACTGGGCGAAATCGGCCCAGGTCCCTACACTTGACAGCACCTCGGTCACGCGTGCCTGCAGCCGGATTCGCCAGTCCCGCAAGCGTTGGGGGAGGTCCTCTCGCAGGAAGTACACCTTCACGTTGCCCCCGTGGGCATGCAGGGTGCCCTCCTCGGTCAACGTGACCAGCGCCTGACGGCAGGTCCGCAGTGACGGTGCACCCGGCTGCCCGCTGCAACGCTGGTACATCTCCGCCGCGGTGATCCCGTTTCGGCTCAGTTCAAGGCACAGGGGGCGTAGGTCGGCTCGCATCTCGCGCGCATGGTGCCCGCTGGACCCAAAACCCTGCGGAGCTTTCTTTAAACCCTCTCTAGAACGCTGTTTTTACGGAAACGGGCTTAAGTTGTTCAGACAGGAGGCGGGACCGTACTGTGTTTGAGATTTCGTTCTCCGCCCTGCTGACCTGATCTTTTTACTGGACGACTGGTAGAAGAAGCCCCCCGTCATAAGCCGCCGAACAGAATGGCCGATAAATTAAGAGATGGTAAAAACGTGGAGCGCCTTCCTCTTTAACTTGTCTAGCACTTTTAAATTTGCTCGTTGGTAACTGAACTTGTCTGGGTCAATTCTGCCGCCCCGGAAGTCGCCGTTGGAGATTTGGGAAGAGGAGAAATGCGAGGATGGCTGGACGTCTGAATGCGGTAAGCCCGGTGCCGCTATTGCCGCGGCCCCACCTTCTGGCACAATTGGCGGCGCCGGTCGCCGTCCTGGCGGCACCTCACGGCTACGGGAAAAGCCGACTGATCGAGACCTACCAGGCGCAACTCACCCTGCGGGGTCAGCAGGTGGTGGCGCTGACCTGCTCGCCTGACGACCGGCGCCCCTTTCACCTCGCCAACCGCCTCACCCGCGCCATCATGCGCGTGACGGGCCGCCGGATGTTCGAGGGGTTGGCCTCGACGTATGCTGCCGGGGACCTGTACAGCGCGTTCGGGCTCGCGCAGGCGGTGGCCGAGGACCTCCTGTACGCCGAGGTTCCCTTCACCCTGCTGATCGACGGCGTCGACGGCGAGGAGGCAGCCACCTTTGTCGCGGAACTGGCGGTGCGTGTCGCTCCCCTGGTCCAGGTGATCGTTTCGGGATACGGGCCGCTCGCCGCGTACTTTCCCGCGGAGGTCACGGTCCTGGGGCGGGAAGATCTGGAGTTCACCTCGCAGGAGGCTGCGGCTCTGGGGGTGCCGGACAACCCGTATGACGGCTGGCCCGCACCGACCCTGATCGTGGCGGGGGGGCAGGGGCAGCCCGACCAGTACACCCAGCAACTGGTTGGGCGCCTCGCCCCCGAGGACCTCGGGCTCCTGCCGGCGGCGCTGCTGGACGTCTGGCACCGTCAGACCAGCAGCCAGGTGTGCAAGGCGCTCGGTCTTCCCCGCAACTACCTCCGCCGCTTCGAGGAGCTGGGCTTCCCGCTCCGTCCTCACGGCGACGGCGTGGCTCCCCCAGCGCTGCTGCGTGAGGCGATGCTCGAGGAACTGCGCCGGACGGACGCGGACAGCTTCCGCAAGTCCAGTGAGCGGCTGGCGACGCTCATCGAGGCGACCCGGCCGATCCGCGCCCTGGAACTGCGCAGTGAGATCGGGGATGAGGAGGGAGCATTGGCGCTGGCCCGCACCCGGCTTTCCATCTGGTCGCGTGAGCGCCACTGGTCACAGGTCCGGGCCCACCTGGAACCCTTCTTCAACCGACTGACCGCCGACGAGCAGTTGTTGCTCGCCCGCGCACAAGACGGGCTGGCGACCCATCAGGAGGAGGTGGGCCGCGCCCTGAAGGTGGCTCAGCACGCCCGGCACCAGGGCGCCCGTGAACCGGAAGCAAGCTTCGTGGTGGGGGAGATGCTCCTGCGGCTCGGCTGGCTTGATCAGGCTGTGAGCGTCTTCGGCGAGGCGGTGAGGGCCTCGCCGGAGGGGAGCGCGCCGCGCCTGCGCGCTCTGGGTTGGCTCGCGTTGTGTCTCGTGGCGCAGGGTCGCTCCGGCGCCGCGTTGATGGAGTTGCAGACCGCCTCAGGCGCCGCGGTGGGGCTGCCCGCCGAAGAGATCGGGGTCTTCTACGTCGCGAGGGCGAGTGCTTGCCTGCGTCTCGGTGACGTCCGGGCCGCACGGGACGCGGCGCGTCAGGCTCACATGGTCTACAGCTACAACCTGCCGCTGGCGTTGTCGGACCTGACGGTGACCTTTGAGCTGCTGCATCTCCTGATCGACCTCGGCGACCTCCGGGAAGCCCGCCTGCTGCTGGGGCAGTTGCCGCGTGTGACCGTCCCCGTCGGGCGCTGGTACGGTGCGAGCCGGGCGCTCTTGCAGGCACACCTGGCTCACCGCGAGCTGCGGCTGGGCGACGGTGAGGAAGAGGCGCCCGGGCAGGCCCGGCGTGCCCTGGAGGAAGCGCGCCTGGGGGGTTACCACACCCTGGAGGTGCAGGCCGGTCTCCGGGTGTGTCTGCTGCACGTGCACCGCCACGAATACCCGTCGGCACTCTCGCTGGTCGGACAGCTCGAGGCGCTCTTGCCCCGTGACCCCTGGGTGGAGCCCACCCTGTCGGACCTCAAGGCGGTCTTGCGGGCCTGTCTGAGTGAGATGCCGCCGCCGCCCTCCCAGCGTCCCGTCGCGCTCCGTGAGAGTGCGCTGGTCCGGGCGCTGGTCCACGGTGGGCGCGAGGGCCACGAGCAGGTGTACGGTGCGGCCGTCGTGACCACCTGGCGGAACTGGTTTCCCTGGAGGGGCGGTGGACGGGTTCCGGACAGCGGGGCCGATGTCCTCCCGGCCGGCCCTCTGCCCGGGTGGACCTCCCTGGAGATCTCCCCGGGTGGGTACGGCCTCCCCCCGGTCGAGGAGCGCCCACCCGAGCATCACACCCTGGAGGTGCGCCTGCTGGGAACGCCACTGGCGCGGCTGGACGGCCGGGTGCTGGAACTGCCGCCCCGGGCGCTGGCGCTGCTGGCGTACCTGTGCGACGGCGAGGTCCACCCAGCGAGTGAGCTGATGGAGGCACTCTTCAGCGATTCCCGGCGACCCCGGGTGTACCTGTCCGTCACCCTGAGAGAGCTGCGTTCGTGTTGGCAGGGCGTCGTCGGTCAGGCACGCGACCCGGTGGTCCGGGTGGGCGGAGGCTACCGCCTGGCCCCCGAAGTGCGGGCCCGTTGCGACCTGCGCGAACTGCGTGGCGCCACCTTGCGTGGGGTGCTGAGCCTCTACCGGGGACCTCTGGCCCTGGAGCAACCCTGGATGTTCGTCACCCCGGACGAGCTTCGCCAAGGCATTCTGGCGCGCTTGAAGCAGGAGGCCGACCCGCGCGAGGCGCAGGACATGCTCTCGCGGCTGCGCGCCGTGGATTCCGGGTTTCCTGCCTGGAGCAGTGACCACACCTGAGACGGGAAGGTCGCCAACCTGGGGTGGACCCATACTGCCCTCATGCTCGTCTTCCCGCCGGACTGGACTGAAACGCCCCCTTACACCCTGCGACCGGTCGGTCCCCAGGTCGGCTATGTGCCGCGGGTGCGCCGCCGCGTCCCCGTCTACTGGGCGCTGGCGTCCGTGGACCCCGAGATGGACTCGCTGCCGGTGTTCGTGCTGGCCCCGGAGGGCACATCATGGTCCGCCCCGGGCGCGGCTTTGCTGGGGAAGGACGGGCAGGTGGTCGCCTACGCGACCTCGGCGAGCCGCCGTGACCCCTGCGTGTCCGCCGTGCTGGAGCGGGCCCTGGACCTTTCCGCCGGGCAGACCCTGGCCACCTGGGACGCCTCCTGCTGGGCGGCGCAACTGCTCGCGTTCCGAACGCCGGGCGCCTCCCGGGAGGCCACCTGGATGCGGCTGAGCCGCCAGCCGGTGTTCTGCCTGCGCAGCAGGCTGGAAGAGCAGGACATCGACGTCTTCACGCTCGCCCAGGCCTGCGCCCAGTTCGGTCTGCCCGCGCCCGGAGAGGACGTCCTCTCGACCGCGTTCACGGTCCGGGCACTTCTTCAGGTGGCGTGGGCAGGTCGTACCGCTCACAGAGTTGGGTGAGGAAGGTGCGGTGGTGGGCGCGGGCGGCCTCGACGGTGGCTGCCCGCGCCACCACTTCACCCCCGTCGCCACGCACCAGCACCGTCTCGTAGAGCAGGGGCGGGTCAGCGCCCTCCCAGACGGGGACGAAGAGCGTGACCAGACTGAGGTAGTCCGGGTCAGGCAGAAAGTGCATGCTGATCACCCGCTGCCGGGCCCGCCAGACGGTGGGGGGGAGCCGCTCCACCTCGACCGGCCGCCCTGTTTCGTCGGGAAGAAAAAACCGTGCCCCGTCGCCGTAGGGCCTCTCGTAAAGCAGGTCCGTTGCCCGCTGCCGGTCGACGTTCATGCCGTCAAGCGTACCTCCCCGGCGTGACCGCACCGGAGAAATGTGACGGGGTGCTACCCCCCCACGCCCAGCGCCCTCATCACCTGCGCGTGCATGGCGGGCGGATAGACCGCGACGCTGATCCGGCCCTGGGTGTTCCAGAGGGTGTCGAAGTCGCGGTAAGAGATGTAGGCGTACCCGATCAGGGGGTCCGCCAGGTACAGCCGGGAGAGGCGGTCGTCAAACCCACGGATCACTCGGAAATGCGGCACCTTGCCGACTTCCTGGGCGTACTGCAAGACGATGCTGGGCACGCCCAGCGCGATCAAATTCTTGAGCAAGGGAGTCTGGCTGCCCCGGATCTGCACGGCCCGCAGGCCGTAGCGGCCGACAAAGTGCTCGATGGCCTCCACCTGCATGTAGCCGCCCGGGGACGGTTTGGTGGCCCGGCTGATGGTCTGCACCGGGACGGTGAAGTCGTAATACGCCAGCACCATCGCGATGCTCGCGGGGCCGCAGTCGTTCCAACCCTGATACACGACGGGCAGGTGCTGCAGGGCCAGGGCGGGCTGGGAGACGGCCCGGGCGGGAAGGGCCAGGGTGAGCAGCGCCCCCAGCGTGAGGGAAAGAAGCCGTCGTCGCATGTGGCCACTGTGCGGCCGGGTCAGGTTGGACTTCGCGCCTTCCAACCTGACCTCCCCCCAGGATGGCACCATGCTGACGCTGACCCACGGCACCTCCGCCGAGTTCACCGCTGCGCTCGCGCGTCCGGGCGTCCTGAAACCTGGCGGCCAGTTCGCCACGTTCACCCTGGCC
It contains:
- a CDS encoding helix-turn-helix domain-containing protein codes for the protein MAGRLNAVSPVPLLPRPHLLAQLAAPVAVLAAPHGYGKSRLIETYQAQLTLRGQQVVALTCSPDDRRPFHLANRLTRAIMRVTGRRMFEGLASTYAAGDLYSAFGLAQAVAEDLLYAEVPFTLLIDGVDGEEAATFVAELAVRVAPLVQVIVSGYGPLAAYFPAEVTVLGREDLEFTSQEAAALGVPDNPYDGWPAPTLIVAGGQGQPDQYTQQLVGRLAPEDLGLLPAALLDVWHRQTSSQVCKALGLPRNYLRRFEELGFPLRPHGDGVAPPALLREAMLEELRRTDADSFRKSSERLATLIEATRPIRALELRSEIGDEEGALALARTRLSIWSRERHWSQVRAHLEPFFNRLTADEQLLLARAQDGLATHQEEVGRALKVAQHARHQGAREPEASFVVGEMLLRLGWLDQAVSVFGEAVRASPEGSAPRLRALGWLALCLVAQGRSGAALMELQTASGAAVGLPAEEIGVFYVARASACLRLGDVRAARDAARQAHMVYSYNLPLALSDLTVTFELLHLLIDLGDLREARLLLGQLPRVTVPVGRWYGASRALLQAHLAHRELRLGDGEEEAPGQARRALEEARLGGYHTLEVQAGLRVCLLHVHRHEYPSALSLVGQLEALLPRDPWVEPTLSDLKAVLRACLSEMPPPPSQRPVALRESALVRALVHGGREGHEQVYGAAVVTTWRNWFPWRGGGRVPDSGADVLPAGPLPGWTSLEISPGGYGLPPVEERPPEHHTLEVRLLGTPLARLDGRVLELPPRALALLAYLCDGEVHPASELMEALFSDSRRPRVYLSVTLRELRSCWQGVVGQARDPVVRVGGGYRLAPEVRARCDLRELRGATLRGVLSLYRGPLALEQPWMFVTPDELRQGILARLKQEADPREAQDMLSRLRAVDSGFPAWSSDHT
- a CDS encoding cysteine peptidase family C39 domain-containing protein translates to MRRRLLSLTLGALLTLALPARAVSQPALALQHLPVVYQGWNDCGPASIAMVLAYYDFTVPVQTISRATKPSPGGYMQVEAIEHFVGRYGLRAVQIRGSQTPLLKNLIALGVPSIVLQYAQEVGKVPHFRVIRGFDDRLSRLYLADPLIGYAYISYRDFDTLWNTQGRISVAVYPPAMHAQVMRALGVGG